One genomic window of Actinoalloteichus hoggarensis includes the following:
- a CDS encoding YlcI/YnfO family protein, with translation MDLTPHVSSLGREFAALAEVGGDDARALVERLSGPLESAIRMALLDALSTASEEITRELAPGSVELRLRGRDPNFVVTTPPAEAGPDTGRDDPADEGDTPIVEDGPSLRINVRLPEQLKAAIEEAAAKEGRSINAWLVRAAAAALRRSDTPQRSTEATSHHPEHASRTGGGRARQRLTGWVR, from the coding sequence ATGGACTTGACCCCGCATGTGAGCAGTCTCGGACGGGAGTTCGCCGCGCTCGCCGAGGTCGGCGGCGACGACGCTCGCGCGTTGGTCGAGCGGCTCAGCGGCCCGCTGGAGTCGGCCATCCGGATGGCTCTGCTGGATGCGCTGTCCACCGCGAGCGAGGAGATCACGCGCGAGCTGGCACCCGGTTCGGTGGAACTGCGACTGCGCGGCCGCGATCCGAACTTCGTCGTGACCACACCGCCCGCCGAAGCAGGCCCGGACACGGGGCGAGACGACCCGGCCGACGAGGGCGACACGCCGATCGTCGAGGACGGGCCGAGCCTGCGGATCAACGTGCGGCTTCCCGAGCAGCTCAAGGCCGCCATCGAGGAGGCCGCGGCCAAGGAGGGCCGCTCGATCAACGCCTGGCTCGTGCGCGCGGCCGCGGCCGCGCTGCGGCGCTCGGATACACCGCAGCGGTCGACCGAGGCGACGTCGCACCACCCCGAGCACGCTTCGCGGACCGGCGGCGGGCGAGCCCGACAACGCCTCACCGGCTGGGTGCGCTGA
- a CDS encoding DUF4097 family beta strand repeat-containing protein encodes MPEFSTPEPISVVLELAVGAVLIAASDRADTTVDVRPTDATDESDVRAAQQVRVDHTNGMLRISGPRQRLFDFSRRSSSVIVSLGLPSGSQLSADVQVGDLTGTGRLGGCRFKTSAGDVDVERTGSFRVHTEAGNVTAATVDGDVDVHTGSGRVRVGTVAGTVVVKNSNGGTEIGSATGDVRVRSANGDILVEQASANVEAKTSNGGIRIGEVAQGSVELATAMGDLEIGIAEGTAAWLDVHTGFGQVHNLLDTADRPEQSDETVEIRAKTSFGGVTVRRS; translated from the coding sequence ATGCCCGAATTCAGCACCCCGGAACCGATCTCCGTCGTCCTCGAACTCGCCGTCGGCGCCGTCCTGATCGCCGCGAGCGACCGCGCCGACACCACGGTCGACGTGCGACCGACCGATGCGACCGACGAGTCGGACGTGCGCGCCGCCCAGCAGGTCCGTGTGGACCACACGAACGGCATGCTGCGCATCTCGGGGCCCCGACAGCGACTCTTCGACTTCTCTCGACGGAGCAGCTCGGTCATCGTGTCCCTCGGCCTGCCGAGCGGCTCGCAGTTGTCCGCCGACGTGCAGGTGGGCGACCTCACCGGCACGGGCAGGCTCGGAGGGTGCCGCTTCAAGACCTCGGCAGGCGACGTCGACGTCGAACGGACGGGATCGTTCCGAGTGCACACCGAGGCGGGGAACGTCACGGCGGCGACGGTCGACGGCGACGTCGACGTCCACACCGGGTCCGGACGAGTCCGCGTCGGCACGGTGGCCGGGACCGTCGTCGTGAAGAACTCCAACGGCGGCACCGAGATCGGTTCGGCCACGGGCGACGTCCGGGTCCGCTCGGCCAACGGCGACATCCTCGTCGAGCAGGCGAGCGCGAACGTCGAGGCGAAGACGTCGAACGGCGGTATCCGCATCGGCGAGGTCGCGCAGGGCTCGGTCGAGCTGGCGACCGCGATGGGCGATCTGGAGATCGGCATCGCCGAGGGCACCGCCGCCTGGCTCGACGTGCACACCGGATTCGGCCAGGTGCACAACCTCCTGGACACCGCCGACCGACCGGAGCAGTCCGACGAGACCGTCGAGATCCGAGCGAAGACCTCGTTCGGCGGCGTCACCGTCCGACGTTCGTAA
- a CDS encoding ATP-binding cassette domain-containing protein has protein sequence MTTTRITPAIVATGLRKSFGDQVVLDGIDLTIPPGTVYSLLGANGAGKTTTVKILTTLIRADGGDIRVAGHDLTAEPAAVRAAIGVTGQFSAVDNLLTGRENLLLMADLHHLARSEGRRRVTGLLERFDLVEAAEKPASTYSGGMRRRLDLAMTLVGRPRVIFLDEPTTGLDPRSRLSMWQIVRELVAEGVTIFLTTQYLAEADELSDRIAVLDHGRLVAEGTPDELKRRIPGGHVRLRFGDQHSLDAAVRVLDQFSYDGDALALRVPGDGSLHSLKTLLDQLTAGAVEVEELSVHTTDLDDVFLSLTHGSPDSKAASR, from the coding sequence ATGACCACCACACGAATCACGCCTGCGATCGTGGCGACCGGGTTGCGCAAGTCGTTCGGCGACCAGGTCGTGCTCGACGGCATCGACCTGACCATCCCACCGGGAACGGTCTACTCACTGCTCGGCGCGAACGGCGCGGGGAAGACCACCACGGTCAAGATTCTGACCACGTTGATCCGTGCCGATGGCGGCGACATCCGCGTCGCAGGCCACGACCTGACAGCCGAACCCGCGGCGGTGCGCGCCGCGATCGGTGTCACCGGCCAGTTCTCGGCGGTGGACAACCTGCTCACCGGCCGAGAGAACCTGCTTCTGATGGCGGACCTGCATCACCTCGCCAGAAGCGAGGGCAGGCGGCGCGTCACCGGACTGCTGGAACGGTTCGATCTGGTCGAGGCGGCAGAGAAGCCGGCCTCGACGTACTCCGGGGGCATGCGGCGTCGACTCGACCTGGCGATGACCCTGGTCGGCAGGCCGCGAGTGATCTTCCTCGACGAGCCGACCACCGGCCTGGACCCGCGCAGCCGCCTGAGCATGTGGCAGATCGTCCGAGAGCTGGTGGCCGAGGGCGTCACCATCTTCCTGACCACGCAGTACCTGGCGGAAGCCGATGAGCTGTCCGATCGGATCGCGGTCCTCGACCACGGTCGACTGGTCGCCGAAGGCACCCCGGACGAGTTGAAGCGCCGCATCCCCGGCGGCCATGTCCGTCTGCGGTTCGGCGATCAGCACAGCCTTGACGCAGCCGTGCGAGTGCTGGATCAGTTCTCCTACGACGGGGACGCGCTCGCCCTGCGGGTCCCCGGCGACGGCAGCCTGCACTCGCTGAAGACCCTGCTCGACCAGCTGACAGCCGGTGCCGTCGAGGTCGAAGAACTCTCGGTGCACACCACCGACCTGGACGACGTCTTCCTCTCCCTCACCCACGGCTCCCCCGACTCGAAGGCGGCCTCCCGATGA
- a CDS encoding ABC transporter permease encodes MSDSGHALAGRAPASIRFHPLRDSATMLRRNLKHMLRYPSMTVMLVGMPIVMLLLFVSVFGGTLGAGLGGGSGGRAEYLDYVTPAIILLTITTTVQGTAISIAMDMAEGIITRFRTMHIARVSVLTGHVLGSVIQAMLSVAVVIGVAMLIGFRSTAGLVEWLAAAGLLLATTFALVWLCVALGQVSKSVETASNLPMPLMLLTFFGSGFVPTDSMPGGLRWFAEYQPFTSMIETLRGLLTGGPIGDNAWIALTWCAVIALGGYLWSKRLFDREDSR; translated from the coding sequence ATGAGTGACTCTGGCCATGCCCTCGCCGGGCGAGCACCGGCGAGCATCCGATTCCATCCGCTGCGCGACTCGGCGACGATGCTGCGCCGCAACCTCAAGCACATGCTGCGATACCCGTCGATGACCGTGATGCTCGTCGGGATGCCGATCGTGATGCTGCTGTTGTTCGTCTCCGTATTCGGCGGAACGCTGGGCGCGGGACTAGGCGGCGGATCGGGCGGACGCGCCGAGTACCTCGACTACGTCACCCCCGCGATCATCCTGCTGACCATCACGACCACGGTGCAGGGGACCGCGATATCGATCGCCATGGACATGGCCGAGGGCATCATCACCCGATTCCGCACCATGCACATCGCCCGCGTCTCGGTGCTCACCGGGCACGTGTTGGGCAGCGTCATCCAGGCCATGCTCAGCGTGGCGGTCGTCATCGGCGTGGCGATGCTGATCGGCTTCCGGTCCACCGCGGGCCTGGTCGAGTGGCTGGCCGCGGCCGGGCTTCTCCTGGCGACGACGTTCGCGCTCGTCTGGCTCTGCGTGGCACTCGGCCAGGTGAGCAAGAGCGTGGAGACCGCGAGCAACCTGCCCATGCCGCTGATGCTGCTGACATTCTTCGGCAGTGGCTTCGTCCCCACTGACTCCATGCCCGGCGGGCTGCGCTGGTTCGCCGAATATCAGCCGTTCACGTCGATGATCGAGACCCTACGTGGCCTGCTGACGGGCGGGCCGATCGGCGACAATGCGTGGATCGCCCTCACCTGGTGCGCGGTCATCGCTCTCGGCGGTTACCTGTGGTCGAAGAGGCTGTTCGACCGCGAGGATTCGCGTTGA
- a CDS encoding cytochrome P450, whose translation MERDAGPFDPPRAITRLREARPVSPMVFPDGHEGWLVTGYDAVRKVMADTRFSSRQDIGVLHVPWEIPGMPVFTEPPPQPPGMFIAMDPPDHTRLRRRLTGAFTVRRMKQLEAHVAEIVEHRLDAMARLTPPVDLVTEFAVPVPLLVICELLGVPYADRQEFQARSARFLVKDLPLEEKTAVHGALHSYLAELVTRTRTAPGENILSDLACQEDLTIDELTGIAFLLLLAGHETTANMLGLGTFALLEDPEQAEELRARPELVPDAVEELLRSLSVVDILLRYATEDIELGGETISRGSSVVVSVLAANRDPGRFEDPDALDIRRRARGHLSFGHGVHQCLGQQLARIEMRAGFEGLLHRFPTLALAVPADAVRLKTDMNIYGVHELPVTWDQ comes from the coding sequence ATGGAACGCGATGCCGGGCCCTTCGATCCGCCCCGCGCCATCACCCGGCTACGGGAGGCTCGTCCCGTCAGCCCCATGGTCTTCCCCGACGGTCACGAGGGCTGGCTCGTCACCGGCTACGACGCCGTCCGCAAGGTCATGGCGGACACGCGATTCAGTTCCCGCCAGGACATCGGCGTCCTTCACGTGCCGTGGGAGATCCCCGGCATGCCCGTCTTCACCGAACCGCCGCCGCAGCCGCCGGGCATGTTCATCGCCATGGACCCGCCGGACCACACCCGGCTGCGACGCAGGCTCACCGGCGCCTTCACCGTCAGACGGATGAAGCAGCTCGAGGCGCACGTCGCCGAGATCGTCGAGCATCGGCTGGACGCGATGGCTCGCCTTACGCCGCCGGTCGACCTGGTGACGGAATTCGCGGTGCCGGTGCCGCTGTTGGTGATCTGCGAGCTCCTCGGCGTCCCCTACGCGGACCGGCAGGAATTTCAGGCCCGCTCCGCGCGATTCCTCGTCAAGGACCTGCCGCTCGAGGAGAAGACGGCGGTACACGGCGCGCTGCACAGCTATCTGGCCGAACTGGTCACGCGCACTCGCACCGCTCCCGGCGAGAACATCCTGTCCGACCTGGCCTGCCAGGAGGACCTCACCATCGACGAACTGACCGGTATCGCCTTCCTGCTGCTGCTCGCGGGCCACGAGACCACCGCCAACATGCTGGGGCTGGGCACCTTCGCGCTCTTGGAAGACCCCGAGCAGGCTGAAGAACTGCGTGCCCGTCCCGAGCTGGTACCCGATGCCGTCGAGGAACTCCTGCGCTCGCTGTCCGTCGTCGACATCCTTCTTCGCTATGCCACGGAGGACATCGAGCTCGGCGGGGAGACGATCAGCAGAGGGTCGAGCGTCGTCGTCTCCGTGCTGGCCGCCAACCGTGATCCCGGACGCTTCGAAGATCCCGACGCACTGGACATCCGCCGCCGGGCCCGCGGTCATCTCTCCTTCGGCCACGGCGTCCACCAGTGTCTTGGCCAGCAGCTGGCCCGTATCGAGATGCGCGCCGGTTTCGAGGGACTCCTGCATCGCTTCCCGACCTTGGCACTCGCCGTCCCCGCCGATGCGGTGCGGCTCAAGACCGATATGAACATCTACGGCGTCCATGAACTGCCGGTCACCTGGGATCAGTGA